The Oscarella lobularis chromosome 12, ooOscLobu1.1, whole genome shotgun sequence genome window below encodes:
- the LOC136193839 gene encoding charged multivesicular body protein 5-like has protein sequence MNRLFGRSKPKEPPPSLTDAVSKVDSRVDSVDKKIAKLDAELIKYKDQMKKMRDGPSKNMVKQRAMRVLKQKKHYEQQRENMAQQSFNMEQANYAIQTVKDTKTTVDAMKMGVKSMKKEMKKVNLSEIENVQDDLEDMMEDANEIQETLGRAYGMPEVDEDDLEAELDALGDELALDEDASYLDAVSAPSAPEGLPGEAAASRTEGGVKVDEFGLPELPAT, from the exons ATGAATCGTCTCTTCGGTCGATCGAAGCCCAAGGAGCCGCCTCCGAGCCTTACAGATGCCGTTTCGAAG GTCGACAGCCGTGTCGACTCGGTCGACAAGAAAATCGCCAAACTGGACGCCGAGCTCATAAAATACAAAGACCAGATGAAAAAGATGCGCGATGGACCGTCGAAG AACATGGTAAAACAACGAGCTATGCGCGTCctaaagcagaaaaaaca TTACGAGCAACAGCGAGAGAACATGGCTCAGCAATCGTTCAACATGGAACAGGCGAACTACGCCATACAGACGGTCAAGGACACGAAGACGACGGTCGACGCGATGAAAATGGGCGTCAAGTCGATGAAGAAGGAGATGAAGAAAGTGAATCTGTCCGAAATCGAAAACGTTCAAGACGACTTGGAGGATATGATGGAGGACGCGAATGAGATACAGGAGACGCTCGGACGCGCGTACGGGATGCCGGAAGTGGATGAAGACGATCTGGAAGCAG AGTTGGATGCCTTGGGTGATGAATTGGCTTTGGATGAAGACGCCTCCTATTTGGATGCTGTCAGTGCGCCGTCTGCGCCTGAGGGATTGCCTGGCGAAGCGGCCGCGTCTCGAACTGAA GGTGGCGTCAAAGTGGACGAATTCGGCCTTCCCGAGCTTCCGGCTACGTAA